A genomic stretch from Symbiobacterium terraclitae includes:
- a CDS encoding histidine phosphatase family protein, which translates to MATFILVRHGTARYDLAEARRLRGGMRDWVPLSPRGVTEAGAAADRLRHAPARLVLSSPLTRALQTAAVISRALDLPLAVEFDLHEWLPDLTQAYDSSAVALAAAAEMARCGGEWPEGQPRGWEPLSQVRRRVLDVLHRYSDQDHTIVVCHGTVIEALTGRSVACGEHTVYQLPSSDL; encoded by the coding sequence ATCGCGACGTTCATACTCGTCAGGCACGGCACCGCCCGCTACGACCTCGCGGAGGCGCGCCGGCTCCGGGGCGGCATGCGCGACTGGGTTCCCCTTTCGCCGCGGGGCGTCACCGAGGCCGGGGCAGCCGCCGACCGCCTGCGCCACGCTCCGGCCCGCCTGGTGCTCTCCTCGCCCCTGACGCGGGCGCTGCAGACCGCCGCCGTCATCAGCCGGGCCCTCGACCTGCCCCTCGCCGTGGAGTTCGACCTGCACGAGTGGCTTCCGGACCTGACTCAGGCCTACGATTCCAGTGCCGTCGCGCTGGCCGCCGCGGCGGAAATGGCCCGCTGCGGCGGCGAGTGGCCGGAGGGTCAGCCGCGCGGCTGGGAGCCGCTGTCGCAGGTGCGCCGGCGGGTTCTGGACGTGCTGCACCGGTACTCGGACCAGGATCACACCATCGTCGTCTGCCACGGCACCGTCATCGAGGCGCTGACGGGGCGGTCCGTGGCCTGCGGGGAGCACACCGTTTACCAATTGCCTTCGTCAGACCTGTAG
- the mutL gene encoding DNA mismatch repair endonuclease MutL, with product MARIHLLDEQTANQIAAGEVVERPASVVKELVENALDAGAKRIVVEVSGGGRDLVRVSDDGSGMLPEDARLALQRHATSKIRTADDLSCITTMGFRGEALPSIAAVAQFELVTRPHDQLAGYRIVVEGGQITEAGEHGCPAGTRVTVRNLFYNVPARLKYLKTNATEMGQIGDMLTRLALANPDVAFRFHSGQVQVFATPGNGDLMGAITALLGREVAKELIPVDYRDDAARVWGYIGRPSIARAGRNHQYFFVNRRAIRTIGARYALEEAYAHLLPGGRYPVCILFIEVEPREVDVNVHPTKAEVRFERDREVRAAVYKAARQGLGGALLIPGTEITADGEVQVPDRAAEKAAIQRGWVPPGARRPGEGGGRAAPPPWQAGGAQTARSSAAETAAPYGGRSAAPPESWGPAPLPAGGLQSILADRAAGEVAATGITQVTQAILVPHPTDPAGLIRALRPLGQIHRSYIACDGPEGLYLIDQHAAHERIFFERLYRAAEEAEAAVQPLLFPITLDLTPAQMALWQENAAIFAESGFEAEPFGGSTLLIQGVPAGLGPDHVARLVSDFLDRLQEERIAPGTSVTDRRRRVVAAMAACKAAIKARDALQPEDIAALLSDLAACESPATCPHGRPTIICVPVEELEKRFKR from the coding sequence ATGGCACGGATTCACCTGCTAGACGAACAGACCGCCAACCAGATCGCCGCCGGCGAGGTGGTGGAGCGGCCGGCCAGCGTGGTGAAGGAGCTGGTCGAGAACGCCCTGGACGCGGGGGCGAAGCGCATCGTCGTCGAGGTGAGCGGCGGCGGGCGCGACCTGGTGCGGGTCAGCGACGACGGCTCCGGCATGCTGCCCGAGGACGCCAGGCTGGCCCTGCAGCGGCACGCCACCTCCAAGATCCGCACCGCCGACGACCTCTCCTGCATCACCACCATGGGCTTCCGCGGCGAGGCGCTGCCCTCCATCGCCGCCGTCGCCCAGTTCGAGCTGGTCACCCGTCCCCACGACCAGCTGGCAGGCTACCGCATCGTCGTGGAGGGCGGGCAGATCACCGAGGCGGGCGAGCACGGCTGCCCAGCCGGCACCCGGGTGACGGTGCGCAACCTCTTCTACAACGTCCCTGCCCGGCTGAAGTACCTGAAGACCAACGCCACGGAGATGGGCCAGATCGGCGACATGCTCACCCGGCTCGCCCTGGCCAACCCGGACGTGGCCTTCCGCTTCCACAGCGGCCAGGTCCAGGTGTTCGCCACCCCGGGCAACGGCGACCTGATGGGGGCCATCACCGCGCTCCTGGGCCGCGAGGTGGCCAAGGAGCTGATCCCCGTCGACTACCGGGACGACGCCGCCCGGGTCTGGGGCTACATCGGCCGCCCGTCCATCGCCCGGGCCGGGCGCAACCACCAGTACTTCTTCGTCAACCGGCGCGCCATCCGCACCATCGGCGCCCGCTACGCCCTGGAGGAGGCCTACGCCCACCTGCTGCCGGGCGGGCGCTATCCGGTTTGCATCCTCTTCATCGAGGTGGAGCCCCGGGAGGTGGACGTGAACGTGCACCCCACCAAGGCCGAGGTCCGCTTCGAGCGGGACCGGGAGGTGCGGGCCGCCGTCTACAAGGCCGCGCGCCAGGGGCTGGGCGGGGCGCTCCTGATCCCCGGCACCGAGATCACCGCCGACGGCGAGGTACAGGTGCCGGACCGGGCCGCCGAGAAGGCTGCCATCCAGCGCGGATGGGTGCCCCCGGGGGCCCGCCGCCCCGGCGAGGGGGGCGGGCGCGCCGCACCCCCGCCGTGGCAGGCCGGCGGAGCGCAGACAGCGCGGAGTAGCGCCGCCGAGACTGCGGCACCCTACGGGGGACGAAGCGCGGCGCCTCCGGAAAGCTGGGGCCCCGCGCCGCTCCCTGCCGGCGGCCTGCAGTCGATCCTGGCCGACCGGGCGGCCGGCGAGGTCGCCGCCACAGGGATTACTCAGGTGACGCAGGCGATCCTGGTTCCCCACCCCACGGACCCGGCGGGGCTGATCCGGGCCCTGCGTCCGCTGGGGCAGATCCACCGCTCCTACATCGCCTGCGACGGGCCGGAGGGGCTGTACCTCATCGACCAGCACGCCGCGCACGAGCGCATCTTCTTCGAACGGCTCTACCGCGCTGCGGAGGAGGCGGAGGCGGCGGTGCAGCCGCTCCTCTTCCCGATCACCCTCGACCTCACCCCGGCGCAGATGGCGCTGTGGCAGGAGAACGCCGCGATCTTCGCGGAGAGCGGGTTCGAGGCCGAGCCCTTCGGCGGCAGCACCCTGCTGATCCAGGGCGTTCCGGCCGGTCTGGGGCCCGACCACGTCGCACGCCTGGTCTCCGACTTCCTGGACCGCCTCCAGGAGGAGCGGATCGCGCCCGGCACGTCCGTCACCGACCGGCGGCGGCGGGTCGTGGCGGCCATGGCGGCGTGCAAGGCGGCCATCAAGGCGCGGGACGCCCTGCAGCCGGAGGACATCGCCGCGCTCCTCTCCGACCTCGCGGCCTGCGAGTCGCCGGCCACCTGCCCCCACGGGCGGCCGACGATCATCTGCGTGCCGGTGGAGGAACTGGAGAAGAGGTTCAAGCGATGA
- the miaA gene encoding tRNA (adenosine(37)-N6)-dimethylallyltransferase MiaA has translation MKLPLLVLVGPTAVGKTALSVAVAQEVGAEIISGDSMQVYRGMDVGTAKITPEEMGGVPHHLIDIKDPDEEFSVAEFQARVDRLVRVIHARGRLPMLVGGTGLYVRAVVEDYTFTELEPDPELRQRLREEEARNGPGYLHARLVEVDPVSAARLHPNDIIRIVRALEVYHLTGVPISATQTAALSEPRYDDLMIGLTMDRQQLYARIDERVDAMLAAGWLDEVKRLLHRYPPHLKPMEALGYRELVLYLRGMLTWAEAVALIKRNTRRFAKRQFTWFRRERRLIWLDVTTPEARNRARAEVVRLVKEKWP, from the coding sequence ATGAAGCTGCCTCTTCTGGTGCTGGTCGGCCCCACTGCGGTGGGCAAGACCGCCCTCTCGGTGGCGGTGGCGCAGGAAGTGGGGGCGGAGATCATCTCCGGCGACTCGATGCAGGTCTACCGCGGGATGGACGTGGGCACCGCCAAGATCACCCCGGAGGAGATGGGGGGCGTGCCCCACCACCTCATCGACATCAAGGATCCGGACGAGGAGTTCTCGGTGGCCGAGTTCCAGGCCCGGGTGGACAGGCTGGTGCGCGTGATCCACGCCCGGGGCCGGCTGCCGATGCTGGTGGGCGGCACGGGGCTCTACGTGCGGGCGGTGGTGGAGGACTACACCTTCACGGAACTGGAACCCGACCCGGAGCTGCGGCAGCGGCTCCGGGAGGAGGAGGCGCGCAACGGGCCCGGCTACCTGCATGCGCGCCTGGTAGAGGTGGACCCCGTCTCGGCGGCCCGCCTGCACCCCAACGACATCATCCGCATCGTGCGGGCGCTGGAGGTCTACCACCTGACCGGGGTGCCCATCTCCGCCACGCAGACCGCCGCGTTGTCCGAGCCGCGGTACGACGACCTGATGATCGGCCTGACGATGGACCGGCAGCAGCTTTACGCCCGCATCGACGAGCGGGTGGACGCAATGCTGGCCGCCGGCTGGCTTGACGAGGTGAAGCGGCTCCTCCACAGGTACCCCCCGCACCTGAAGCCGATGGAGGCCCTGGGCTACCGGGAGCTGGTCCTCTACCTGCGGGGGATGCTCACCTGGGCGGAGGCCGTGGCCCTGATCAAGCGGAACACGCGCCGCTTCGCCAAGCGGCAGTTCACCTGGTTCCGGCGGGAGCGCCGCCTGATCTGGCTGGACGTGACGACCCCGGAGGCGCGAAACCGGGCCCGGGCCGAGGTCGTCAGACTGGTGAAAGAGAAGTGGCCCTAA
- the hfq gene encoding RNA chaperone Hfq — MTKAQANLQDGFLNLLRKENVPVTVFLVNGYQLKGQIRGFDSFTVAVEGEGKIQLVYKHALSTITPMRPLPMTIAQLMRGEEGQETEQGA, encoded by the coding sequence GTGACCAAGGCACAGGCCAACCTGCAGGATGGCTTCCTGAACCTCCTGCGGAAGGAGAACGTCCCGGTGACCGTCTTCCTGGTCAACGGCTACCAGCTCAAGGGACAGATTCGCGGCTTCGACAGCTTCACCGTCGCGGTGGAGGGCGAGGGCAAGATTCAACTGGTGTACAAGCACGCGCTCTCCACGATCACGCCGATGCGCCCGCTTCCCATGACGATCGCCCAGCTGATGCGGGGCGAGGAGGGGCAGGAGACGGAGCAGGGAGCATAA
- a CDS encoding AAA family ATPase, with product MARLRPQRMEEISSWLREGRITPADALQMAVELRRRRSASAQESRAAAESEQERERRVQAIVAELDGLVGLGQVKQLVREIQAYVAIQLRRQRAGLATEPTSLHMVFTGNPGTGKTTVARLLGRLFKEMGVLPKGHMVEVERADLVGEYIGHTAQRTRDVVRRATGGVLFIDEAYSLARGGERDFGKEAIDHLVRAMEEHRGELILILAGYPDEMAWFLRQNPGLRSRFSLMLHFPDYTPEELLAIAEMMLRRRDYQLTPDGRTALRQILRGRAWLTGGEQGNARAIRNLVERAIRCQALRLVHRPDATREELMAITRTDLEEAVSASAAGRPWAGQDLW from the coding sequence ATGGCCAGACTGAGGCCACAGCGCATGGAGGAGATCAGCAGCTGGCTGCGGGAGGGCCGGATCACCCCGGCGGATGCCCTGCAGATGGCGGTGGAGCTGCGCCGCCGGCGCTCCGCATCGGCGCAGGAGTCCCGGGCGGCGGCCGAGTCGGAGCAGGAGCGGGAGCGGCGGGTGCAGGCGATCGTGGCCGAACTGGACGGCCTGGTGGGCCTCGGCCAGGTGAAGCAGCTGGTGCGGGAGATCCAGGCCTACGTGGCGATCCAGCTCAGGCGGCAGCGCGCCGGCCTGGCCACAGAGCCCACCAGCCTGCACATGGTCTTCACCGGCAACCCGGGCACTGGCAAGACCACCGTGGCCCGGCTGCTGGGCCGGCTGTTCAAGGAGATGGGCGTGCTGCCCAAGGGGCACATGGTCGAGGTCGAACGGGCCGACCTGGTGGGCGAGTACATCGGCCACACGGCGCAGCGGACGCGGGACGTGGTGCGGCGTGCCACGGGGGGCGTACTGTTCATCGACGAAGCGTACTCGCTTGCCCGCGGCGGTGAGCGCGACTTCGGGAAGGAGGCCATCGATCACCTGGTGCGGGCGATGGAGGAGCACCGGGGCGAGCTGATCCTCATCCTGGCCGGTTACCCGGACGAGATGGCCTGGTTCCTGCGCCAGAACCCGGGCCTCCGGTCCCGCTTCTCGCTCATGCTGCACTTCCCCGACTACACGCCCGAGGAGCTGCTGGCCATCGCCGAGATGATGCTCCGGCGGCGCGACTACCAGCTCACCCCCGACGGCCGTACGGCCCTGCGCCAGATCCTCCGCGGCAGGGCCTGGCTGACGGGGGGCGAGCAGGGCAATGCGCGCGCGATCCGGAACCTGGTCGAGCGGGCGATTCGCTGCCAGGCCCTGCGGCTGGTGCACAGGCCCGACGCCACCCGGGAGGAGCTGATGGCCATCACCCGCACAGACCTGGAGGAGGCCGTCTCGGCCAGCGCCGCCGGCCGCCCCTGGGCCGGGCAGGACTTGTGGTAG
- a CDS encoding GreA/GreB family elongation factor → MRQQLRRYVEVAGQLLDRLGEQPGDSTVDVVFMDMPVTLVDEADGSEAVYVVVGPDEGDPARGHISCLSPLGLALLLRRVNERVVIDAPGGQFTYRIAAVSTEPLAQ, encoded by the coding sequence GTGCGCCAGCAACTGCGTCGCTACGTGGAGGTGGCCGGCCAGCTGCTGGACAGGCTGGGCGAACAGCCGGGCGACTCGACCGTGGACGTCGTGTTCATGGACATGCCCGTGACGCTGGTGGACGAGGCCGACGGCAGCGAGGCGGTCTACGTGGTTGTGGGTCCCGACGAGGGCGACCCGGCCAGGGGCCACATCTCCTGTCTGTCGCCCCTCGGGCTGGCCCTCCTGCTCCGGCGCGTGAACGAGCGGGTCGTCATCGACGCCCCCGGGGGGCAGTTCACCTACCGCATCGCCGCGGTCAGTACGGAACCGTTGGCCCAGTGA
- a CDS encoding anaerobic C4-dicarboxylate transporter family protein: MVWIQLLVVLIFLYLGVRLGGAGIGLASGVGLAALVFIFKLEPTSPPIDVMLMILAVVCAASAMQAAGGLDYLVNLAERLLRSNPKQITFLGPIVTYLFTFFAGTGHVAYSVLPVIAEVARETRIRPERPLSISVIASQFAITGGPISAAMVAMLGMTESMGMTLPKLMLITAPSTFLACMIAAFICNHLGKELEDDPEYQRRVAAGLIQPVKPKTAEELARVEVKPGAKTSVVIFLLAAIAVVVLGAVPSLRPTFVHADGSTATLQMWHAICIVMLVAATCILWLTKCDVGSLVKGSVFQAGANALIAIFGIAWAGDTWFSGNSAVINAQLGGVVQSAPWLLAIVLFFFSVLVNSQAATARAIMPLGIALGIPVPFLAAMFPAVNGYFFLPNYGPIIAAINFDSTGTTRIGKYVLNHSFMIPGLIAVVLSVAFGFLMQAIVF; encoded by the coding sequence TTGGTCTGGATCCAGCTACTGGTCGTCCTCATCTTCCTGTACCTCGGCGTCCGGCTGGGCGGCGCCGGAATCGGCCTCGCCAGCGGCGTCGGCCTCGCAGCACTGGTCTTCATCTTCAAGCTCGAACCCACCTCGCCTCCCATCGACGTCATGCTCATGATCCTCGCCGTCGTCTGTGCGGCTTCGGCCATGCAGGCGGCGGGCGGCCTTGACTATCTGGTCAACCTGGCCGAGCGGCTGCTGCGCAGCAACCCGAAACAGATCACCTTCCTCGGCCCCATCGTCACGTACCTGTTCACCTTCTTCGCCGGCACCGGCCACGTGGCGTACTCGGTGCTGCCGGTCATCGCTGAGGTCGCCCGCGAGACCCGCATCCGTCCCGAGCGGCCGCTCTCCATCTCGGTCATCGCCTCCCAGTTCGCCATCACCGGCGGTCCGATCTCGGCGGCCATGGTGGCCATGCTCGGCATGACCGAATCCATGGGCATGACCCTGCCCAAGCTGATGCTGATCACCGCCCCGTCCACGTTCCTCGCCTGCATGATCGCCGCCTTCATCTGCAACCACCTGGGCAAGGAGCTCGAGGACGATCCCGAGTACCAGCGGCGCGTCGCGGCCGGCCTCATCCAGCCGGTCAAGCCCAAGACGGCCGAGGAGCTGGCCCGGGTCGAGGTCAAGCCTGGCGCGAAGACCTCCGTGGTCATCTTCCTCCTGGCTGCGATCGCAGTCGTCGTCCTTGGCGCCGTCCCGTCGCTGCGGCCGACCTTCGTCCACGCCGACGGCAGCACGGCGACCCTGCAGATGTGGCACGCCATCTGCATCGTCATGCTGGTCGCCGCCACCTGTATCCTGTGGCTCACGAAGTGCGATGTCGGGTCTCTCGTCAAGGGCTCGGTCTTCCAGGCCGGCGCCAACGCCCTGATCGCCATCTTCGGCATCGCCTGGGCCGGCGACACCTGGTTCAGCGGCAACTCGGCCGTCATCAACGCCCAGCTGGGCGGCGTCGTCCAGTCGGCCCCGTGGCTCCTGGCCATCGTGCTGTTCTTCTTCTCGGTACTGGTCAACTCCCAGGCGGCGACCGCCCGGGCCATCATGCCGCTGGGCATCGCCCTGGGGATTCCGGTGCCCTTCCTGGCGGCCATGTTCCCCGCCGTCAACGGCTACTTCTTCCTGCCGAACTACGGCCCGATCATCGCCGCCATCAACTTCGACTCGACCGGTACGACCCGCATCGGCAAGTACGTACTGAACCACTCTTTCATGATCCCCGGCCTGATCGCCGTCGTCCTCAGCGTGGCGTTCGGCTTCCTGATGCAGGCCATCGTCTTCTGA
- a CDS encoding ABC transporter ATP-binding protein gives MSHVAKGFSGRPVLTDLNLTVGRGEIVGFIGPNGSGKTTTVRLLNGVIDPDGGTITVGGYDPRVDGEAVRRMAGVLTESAGLYMNLTGRQNLRFFADLYGVDEPGRADALLEEFGLSDAADRKVGTYSTGMRKRLGLARALLHRPRVLFLDEPTNGLDPEGIRMVLGYIRQLNERDGTTVMICSHLLQQLEQVCHRYLFLQGGRVVEQGTLAELEARHFPTVTLEVETDLALAGGEYRGVPAARVGPGRIAFTLRSRDDVPHLLRRLAQEASVYSAAPVQRDLEALYFKIREGTADE, from the coding sequence ATGAGCCACGTCGCCAAGGGGTTTTCCGGACGACCGGTGCTGACCGACCTGAACCTGACGGTGGGCCGCGGCGAGATCGTGGGCTTCATCGGCCCCAACGGGTCCGGCAAGACGACCACCGTGCGCCTGCTGAACGGCGTCATCGACCCCGACGGGGGGACGATCACCGTGGGCGGGTACGATCCCCGGGTCGACGGCGAGGCGGTCCGCCGCATGGCGGGCGTGCTCACCGAGTCGGCCGGTCTCTACATGAACCTGACCGGCCGGCAGAACCTGCGCTTCTTCGCCGACCTCTACGGGGTGGACGAGCCCGGTCGGGCCGACGCCCTGCTGGAGGAGTTCGGCCTGTCCGACGCCGCTGACCGCAAGGTGGGCACCTACTCGACGGGCATGAGGAAGCGCCTGGGCCTGGCCAGGGCGCTCCTGCACCGGCCCCGGGTGCTCTTCCTGGACGAGCCCACCAACGGCCTGGACCCCGAGGGCATCCGCATGGTCCTCGGCTACATCCGCCAGTTGAACGAGCGCGACGGCACCACGGTGATGATCTGCTCCCACCTGCTGCAGCAGCTGGAGCAGGTCTGCCACCGCTACCTGTTCCTGCAGGGGGGCAGGGTGGTGGAGCAGGGCACCCTGGCGGAGCTGGAGGCCCGCCACTTCCCCACCGTGACCCTGGAGGTCGAGACCGACCTGGCGCTGGCCGGCGGCGAGTACCGCGGCGTCCCCGCCGCCCGGGTGGGACCGGGGCGCATCGCCTTCACCCTGCGTTCCCGTGACGACGTACCGCACCTGCTGCGCCGCCTGGCGCAGGAGGCTTCGGTCTACAGCGCGGCGCCGGTGCAGCGAGACCTGGAGGCGCTCTACTTCAAGATCAGGGAGGGTACGGCGGATGAATAG
- a CDS encoding ABC transporter permease subunit, with the protein MNRRAILAIARKDIQAITANLQVWLPMLIVPLILGIGLPLGLVLAFRFGAESLAPADVQAMLAWLDKLPAGELAAVLSTMTELNQKLIYVSTNYMLAPFFLMIPLMTASVIAADSFAGEKERGTLETLLFAPVDLRSLFTGKVLASLVPAVVISLVTFLLCALSVNLAAWPLFHRVFFPQFNWLPLMLLVIPGVSLLAILINVFISARVATFQAAYQMGGTVVLPVLLLGVGQATGALVLSDLVVTLVGLVVAAIDVLLLWQVLCHMNRNQLFASQVR; encoded by the coding sequence ATGAATAGAAGAGCGATACTCGCCATTGCGCGGAAGGACATTCAGGCCATCACCGCCAATCTGCAGGTCTGGCTGCCCATGCTGATCGTCCCGCTCATCCTGGGCATCGGGCTCCCCCTGGGACTGGTGCTGGCCTTCCGCTTCGGGGCGGAGTCGCTGGCGCCGGCGGATGTGCAGGCCATGCTGGCGTGGCTGGACAAGCTGCCGGCCGGAGAACTGGCTGCCGTGCTGTCAACCATGACGGAGCTGAACCAGAAGCTGATCTACGTGAGCACAAACTACATGCTGGCCCCGTTCTTCCTGATGATCCCGCTCATGACCGCCTCGGTCATCGCCGCCGACTCGTTCGCCGGCGAGAAGGAGCGGGGCACCCTGGAGACGCTGCTCTTCGCCCCGGTGGACCTGCGGTCGCTCTTCACGGGCAAGGTGCTGGCCTCGCTCGTGCCTGCGGTGGTCATCTCGCTGGTGACCTTCCTGCTCTGCGCCCTCTCGGTCAATCTGGCCGCGTGGCCGCTGTTCCACCGGGTCTTCTTCCCGCAGTTCAACTGGCTGCCGCTGATGCTCCTGGTCATCCCGGGCGTGTCGCTGCTGGCCATCCTCATCAACGTCTTCATCAGCGCCCGCGTGGCCACCTTCCAGGCGGCCTACCAGATGGGCGGCACGGTGGTGCTCCCCGTGCTGCTGCTGGGGGTGGGGCAGGCGACCGGCGCCCTGGTGCTGAGTGATCTGGTGGTGACGCTGGTGGGGCTTGTGGTGGCGGCCATCGATGTTCTGCTGCTCTGGCAGGTGCTTTGCCACATGAACCGGAATCAACTCTTCGCGAGCCAGGTCCGCTGA
- the sigY gene encoding RNA polymerase sigma factor SigY → MDDLQLIRQAQRGDQAALARLLQAQYLPVKKYLVTITFDRNLAEDLTQETMIRAIERIGQFEGRARFSTWLCSIATRLYLDWLRRQKRQRQLQARAAEELLLGQQDTSPEVRSLMAQLQALPREVALPVVLKHYYGYTYEEIAEWMEIPVGTVKSRIFNAVRTLRRGLDQDEA, encoded by the coding sequence GTGGACGATCTGCAGCTGATCCGGCAGGCGCAGCGCGGGGATCAGGCCGCCCTGGCCCGCCTGCTGCAAGCGCAGTACCTGCCGGTGAAGAAGTACCTCGTCACCATCACCTTCGACCGCAACCTGGCGGAGGATCTCACGCAGGAGACGATGATCCGCGCGATCGAGCGCATCGGCCAGTTCGAAGGGCGCGCCCGGTTCAGCACGTGGCTCTGCTCCATCGCCACGCGCCTGTACCTGGACTGGCTGCGGCGGCAGAAGCGGCAGCGGCAGTTGCAGGCGCGGGCGGCGGAGGAGCTCCTGCTGGGGCAGCAGGATACTTCGCCGGAGGTCCGCAGCCTGATGGCGCAGCTGCAGGCCCTGCCCCGGGAAGTGGCGCTCCCGGTGGTCCTCAAGCACTACTACGGGTACACGTACGAGGAGATCGCCGAGTGGATGGAGATCCCGGTGGGCACGGTGAAGTCGCGCATCTTCAACGCCGTGCGCACCTTGCGAAGGGGGCTGGACCAGGATGAGGCGTGA
- a CDS encoding DUF5345 family protein, translating into MRRDGRETLEPWERALREGLDGLSAPVEQESPPDLGTLLMLVHDVQRAQRQALRRDLLLFLAVAALVLAGGLWAMMNFPLQYLIVQAALAVALGAGAALWRAEGRRAGHE; encoded by the coding sequence ATGAGGCGTGACGGGCGTGAGACCCTGGAACCGTGGGAGCGTGCGCTCCGGGAGGGCCTGGACGGCCTCTCGGCCCCCGTGGAGCAGGAGAGCCCGCCCGACCTGGGGACGCTCCTGATGCTGGTGCACGACGTGCAGCGAGCACAGCGGCAGGCGTTGCGCCGCGACCTGCTGCTGTTCCTGGCCGTGGCCGCGCTGGTCCTCGCCGGCGGCCTGTGGGCGATGATGAACTTCCCGCTGCAGTACCTGATCGTCCAGGCCGCGCTGGCGGTGGCGCTGGGGGCCGGGGCGGCCCTCTGGCGGGCGGAGGGGAGGCGGGCCGGCCATGAATGA
- a CDS encoding sigmaY antisigma factor component codes for MNEVAQLPWWAWVLIGFLLGAQGVCLFLDSRRRGARAWFWGLLGLVHFPMSSLVYWLLVVRPARRR; via the coding sequence ATGAATGAGGTCGCACAGCTGCCCTGGTGGGCCTGGGTGCTGATCGGCTTTCTGCTGGGGGCCCAGGGAGTCTGCCTCTTCCTGGACAGCCGCAGGCGCGGCGCCCGGGCCTGGTTCTGGGGGCTCCTGGGGCTGGTTCACTTCCCCATGTCCAGCCTGGTCTACTGGCTGCTGGTGGTGCGCCCGGCACGGCGCCGCTAG
- a CDS encoding aminotransferase class I/II-fold pyridoxal phosphate-dependent enzyme codes for MNIWDQLVPDCPAPIAAAAAAALERVRPAWAQVDELVLRNQARVLAAFQEAGVSEVHFAASTGYGYNDIGREKLDELFARAFGAEAGLVRIQFASGTHAIATGLFAVLRPGDRLIAAAGAPYDTLQQVIDGAPGSLAEWGVRYEEVPLRPDLSVDPDAVAAAVRQPDARCLLIQRSRGYSLRAPLSVAEIGALIRRAKAANPAIIVLVDNCYGEFVEAQEPPHVGADLTCGSLIKNPGGGIAPSGGYIVGRADLVERAAAHLFAPGIGTEVGANAGVNRLLFQGLFLAPHVTGEALRGAQFTAAFFDLLGFRVRPAFDAPRSDLVQAVELGSAEGLKAFCQAVQKASPVDAHVRPEPWAMPGYTDPVIMAAGTFVQGSSVELSADGPVRPPYAAYFQGGLTREHVVLTALRAANELAAAGVLRA; via the coding sequence TTGAACATATGGGATCAGCTGGTGCCGGACTGCCCGGCACCGATCGCCGCAGCCGCTGCCGCCGCCCTCGAGCGCGTCCGGCCCGCCTGGGCGCAGGTGGACGAGCTGGTGCTGCGCAACCAGGCGCGGGTGCTGGCCGCCTTCCAGGAGGCCGGCGTTTCCGAGGTCCACTTCGCCGCCTCCACCGGCTACGGATACAACGACATCGGCCGGGAGAAGCTGGACGAGCTCTTCGCCCGCGCCTTCGGCGCCGAGGCGGGCCTGGTGCGCATCCAGTTTGCCTCCGGCACCCACGCGATCGCAACGGGCCTCTTCGCCGTCCTGCGGCCCGGCGACCGCCTCATCGCGGCCGCGGGGGCACCCTACGACACCCTGCAGCAGGTGATCGACGGCGCACCGGGGTCCCTCGCCGAGTGGGGCGTGCGCTATGAGGAGGTCCCGCTCAGGCCGGACCTCTCCGTCGACCCGGACGCCGTGGCCGCCGCCGTGCGGCAGCCTGACGCCCGGTGCCTCCTGATCCAGCGCTCCCGGGGATACTCGCTCCGGGCGCCGCTCTCCGTGGCGGAGATCGGTGCGCTGATCCGCAGGGCGAAGGCGGCCAACCCCGCGATCATCGTCCTCGTCGACAACTGCTACGGCGAGTTCGTCGAGGCGCAGGAGCCGCCCCACGTGGGGGCGGATCTGACCTGCGGGTCCCTGATCAAGAATCCCGGCGGCGGCATCGCCCCCAGCGGCGGCTACATCGTCGGCCGGGCCGACCTGGTGGAGCGGGCCGCAGCGCACCTGTTCGCCCCCGGCATCGGGACGGAGGTGGGGGCCAACGCCGGTGTCAACCGGCTGCTCTTCCAGGGGCTCTTCCTGGCCCCGCACGTGACGGGGGAGGCGCTGCGGGGCGCCCAGTTCACCGCCGCCTTCTTCGACCTGCTGGGTTTCCGGGTGCGGCCGGCCTTCGACGCCCCCCGCTCCGACCTGGTGCAGGCGGTGGAGCTGGGCTCCGCGGAGGGCCTCAAGGCCTTCTGCCAGGCCGTGCAGAAGGCGAGCCCGGTCGACGCGCACGTGCGGCCCGAGCCCTGGGCCATGCCCGGCTACACCGACCCGGTGATCATGGCCGCGGGCACGTTCGTGCAGGGCTCCTCGGTGGAGCTCTCCGCCGACGGGCCCGTGCGGCCGCCCTACGCCGCCTACTTCCAGGGCGGCCTCACCCGGGAGCACGTGGTGCTGACCGCTTTGCGCGCCGCGAACGAACTGGCGGCCGCGGGCGTCCTTAGAGCGTAG